A portion of the Macaca mulatta isolate MMU2019108-1 chromosome 4, T2T-MMU8v2.0, whole genome shotgun sequence genome contains these proteins:
- the CENPQ gene encoding centromere protein Q isoform X2, with translation MSINKLVRNTVKRNKNHLKDLFSEGQTKHTNLKQIKIAPNKRKTWQPLSKSTRDYLQTMMESVIRTILSDRIKDKEEIQYHLNFLKNRLLQLCETLKVPPKKMEDLTNVSRLLNMERARGKANEEGLALLQEEIDKMVETTELMTGNIQSLKNKIQILASEVEEEEERVKQIHQINTSGVLSLPELSQKTLKAPTLQKEILALIPNQNALLKDLDILHNSSHMKSMSTFIEEAYKKLNAS, from the exons GACAAACAAAGCACACTAACCTAAAACAGATAAAGATAGCAcccaacaagagaaaaacatggCAACCTCTGTCAAAGAGTACCAGAGACTATTTGCAAACTATGATGGAATCAGTAATAAG gACAATTTTGAGTGACAGAattaaagataaagaagaaatacaataCCATCTCAACTTCCTGAAGAACAG ATTGCTACAACTGTGTGAAACTCTGAAAGTCCCTCCCAAAAAGATGGAAGATTTAACTAATGTGTCAAGGCTACTGAATATGGAAAGGGCACGAGGCAAAGCTAATGAAGAAGGTCTGGCATTACTGCAG gaagaaatagataaaatggTAGAGACCACAGAGTTAATGACTGGGAATATTCAGAGCCTAAAGAACAAAATTCAGATTCTGGCAAGTGAggtggaagaagaagaggagagggtAAAACAG ATACATCAAATAAATACTAGTGGAGTACTCTCTCTtccagaactttctcagaaaactctcAAAGCACCCACACTTCAG AAAGAAATTTTGGCACTAATTCCAAACCAGAATGCTCTTCTAAAGGACTTGGATATTCTTCATAATTCATCACATATGAAGAGCATGTCAACCTTCATTGAAGAAGCCTACAAGAAACTGAATGCCTCTTAa